The Methanomicrobiales archaeon HGW-Methanomicrobiales-1 genome segment TCTGCAAACAGCTTTGCGATCTTCTTGATCCCGGTACCGGGATCGATTGTCACGGGGTTTTCAGTGGCAAGGGCACCCACCGGGATCCGGTCGAGCGGGCGCCGCCTCCATGCCGGTTCGCCCTGCTTTAAGCGATAGGCAATATCTTTTTTCGTGAGGATGCCGGCCAGTTTCTGGTCTTCCATGACCAGGATGCGGGAGATCTTGTACCGCACCATCAGGTTCCGGGCATGAGCTACCGTTGCGTCCGGAGAGACGAAATAGACCGGTGCGGTCATGATGTCGCGTGCGAACATGGCTTTCACCCCCTCGCAAATGCCCGGACGAGATCGAACTCGGTAACGAGCCCGATCAGCCGGGAGTCTTCAATCACCGGTAATGCCCCGATATTCTTCTCAAGCATCTCCCGGGCAGCTTCATTGATGCTCTTCCCCGGGGTTGTAGTGAAGAGGTGCCCGCCTATCAGGGTCCTGACCGGCAGTCCCATCACTTCAGAGATATTCCCGGTGGTGATCCTTGAGAAGACTTCCCTGCTGCCGAGATAACGCATCAGGTCGGTCGCTGTGACAATCCCGTATACCACGTCGTCGCTTACCACCGGTAAACGGCGGAGCCGGCATTTCGTCATATCGCGGGCAACGGTTTCGATCGGGCAGTCCGGGGCAGTCACCCGCAGGGACGTGCTCATCACGTCCTCGACATTGAGCGAACTCTGCTGTGCCCCCAGTACCCGCATCACATCGCGTTCGGTTACGATTCCCTCCAGCACCCCGTCGTTGTCTACGATGGGGAGGCCGCCTATCTTCTTTTCTACAATCTCCTTTACCGCATCGCGGATCGTGGCATCGTGCCGGAGTGTGACTGTCTGCTGCGTCATAATGGTGCGGACATTTTCATTCACCGCTGCCAGCAGGTTGCCATCATGTTTGACCTGTACTAGCTTGTACTTGTCACCCCCGCCCATGAAATTAATAATATCACCGGACGTGACGATTCCCCGCAGTTTCCGGGTGCCTGCGTCGGTAACCGGAAGCCGCCGGAAACCGCACTTTGTCATCGTTTCAACAGCCCCGATAATACTATTCGTAGGGGGTACTGAAATGACGTCGCGGGTTG includes the following:
- a CDS encoding histidine kinase — translated: MHQNTKGIKQGDRLLKMQGKLDRGPVEFKSHIAEQEGEIMAIATRDVISVPPTNSIIGAVETMTKCGFRRLPVTDAGTRKLRGIVTSGDIINFMGGGDKYKLVQVKHDGNLLAAVNENVRTIMTQQTVTLRHDATIRDAVKEIVEKKIGGLPIVDNDGVLEGIVTERDVMRVLGAQQSSLNVEDVMSTSLRVTAPDCPIETVARDMTKCRLRRLPVVSDDVVYGIVTATDLMRYLGSREVFSRITTGNISEVMGLPVRTLIGGHLFTTTPGKSINEAAREMLEKNIGALPVIEDSRLIGLVTEFDLVRAFARG